The DNA region CAGTTTTTTAGTCCCGGATTGGTGGTCTTTACAAGCTGTCCTCTAATAGGAAATACTTCTTTGTCATCCAACAACTTCCCGGCTCCTAAACCTGTGCAGTTTATGACTAAATGCCTGTCTTCAGTAATCTCTTCTATATTATCTAGTTTGCGGTCAAGTTTTATTATTTCCCCGCCTGATTCTTTAAATCTATTTACTAAATACTCCATATAAATAGGTGTATCAATCCTCGCAATTGGAGCTACAAAACCATCTATGTATCCGGGCAGTAGTTCATCCGGCCCCGCTCTTCTAAAATCTTTGACCGCTACTTTCCAGTAGGGATCTTTTACTTTATGATCAAAAATCTGAATGAAATCAAAAAAACCAACCCCTATATCAGGAACCTTGCAAAGCTCTAAGTAGGTATCGTATGTAACGATTGCCCAAGGCAGAACTTTTTCTGGAGGATTTACACGAAATGGGTACCAATATGCGGTAGCAATATTGGAAGTCGTATCCGGAGGAATATCTAGAGTCACTATTTCAACTTCATAGCCCTTTTCTAATAATTTTATTCCTGAGGTAAGTCCAATA from Thermodesulfobacteriota bacterium includes:
- a CDS encoding FAD-dependent oxidoreductase gives rise to the protein MNNKQATVIGCGVIGLTSGIKLLEKGYEVEIVTLDIPPDTTSNIATAYWYPFRVNPPEKVLPWAIVTYDTYLELCKVPDIGVGFFDFIQIFDHKVKDPYWKVAVKDFRRAGPDELLPGYIDGFVAPIARIDTPIYMEYLVNRFKESGGEIIKLDRKLDNIEEITEDRHLVINCTGLGAGKLLDDKEVFPIRGQLVKTTNPGLKNCLNEEEGALAVSYVVPHPTYCILGGSADDNNWDLNIDPELSKEILRKCEVLEPRLKDAEVLGYRVGLRPGRSEVRLEVENISSSCSVIHNYGHGGAGFTLSWGCAEEVVNLAEQLIG